The proteins below are encoded in one region of Toxoplasma gondii ME49 chromosome IV, whole genome shotgun sequence:
- a CDS encoding hypothetical protein (encoded by transcript TGME49_211385), translated as MQGIEFLQRWFAFEVRYLYETESISIRALKPLVDCILSLECLMISEKKEAALASPQREQQCLCTIRCLQSFCACLSRLAADALRDRKLVELNHEPEVLVLASVIRWRDKLESDARNESQNLLMTKTTKAQFFDIDYHPHASLLNIDAGDIAFVAMNNTAVERCHNLIFQFKELRDAIWGRRECLDHIDAHLDRDETLTSSIKAFELAYLHCKRLILRPCNLV; from the exons ATGCAGGGCATCGAGTTTCTTCAGCGCTGGTTCGCCTTCGAGGTCCGCTACCTCTACGAGACGGAAAGTATTTCCATCCGGGCACTGAAGCCTTTAGTGGACTGCATCTTGTCTCTTGAATGTCTAATGATatcggagaagaaagaggccgCCCTGGCCTCTCCGCAACGAGAGCAacagtgtctctgcaccATCAGGTGCCTACAGAGTTTCTGTGCTTGTCTCAGTCGACTGGCCGCAGATGCCCTGCGGGATCGGAAGCTCGTGGAGCTCAACCACGAGCCCGAGGTATTGGTATTGGCAAGTGTGATTCGATGGAGAGACAAGCTCGAGAGTGACGCACGGAATGAAAGCCAA AACTTATTGATGACCAAAACGACGAAAGCACAGTTTTTCGACATTGACTACCACCCCCATGCTTCCTTGCTCAACATAGATGCAGGTGACATTGCCTTCGTGGCGATGAACAACACGGCAGTGGAGAGATGCCACAATCTCATCTTCCAGTTCAAGGAGCTGCGCGATGCTATTTGGGGACGACGTGAATGCCTCGACCACATTGACGCACATTtagacagagacgagacgctGACAAGCAGCATTAAAGCGTTCGAACTGGCGTATCTGCACTGCAAACGCCTCATCCTAAGGCCTTGCAATCTGGTCTAG